The Raphanus sativus cultivar WK10039 chromosome 2, ASM80110v3, whole genome shotgun sequence DNA segment TAGCCTAGAAGATGCAGAGGAAGCAATGCTAGCTCTATATTGCCAGAGGGCTAAAGTGGAAGATGGACAGAGTGTTCTTGATGTCGGATGTGGCTGGGGATCTTTGTCCTTGTACATTGCCCGCAAGTACAGCAACTGCAAGATAACAGGTCTCTGCAACTCAAAAACACAGAAAGCATTCATCGAGGAGCAATGCTGGTACTTAATTAGTTTTCCTCATTTTTCATcctaagctttttttttcttcaagttctAGTAAATAAGTTAAGACGTCTATCATGTGTGTTTGAAGGAAACGTGGGATTCAAAATATCGAAATAATGGTTGGAGATATTAGCACATTTGAGCATGAAGGGACATACGACCGAGTATTCTCCATCGAAATGTTCGAGGTTAGGATAAGTTTTTTAAACTAATTACTTTATTATTATGTTACATTTATCTGAAAGTGGATTGTTATTAGCATATGAAAAACTATGGGGAGCTTCTGAAGAAAATTGGAAAGTGGATGAAGGAAGATGGTCTTCTGTTTGTTCACTATTTCTGCCATAAGACATTTGCTTACCACTTTGAGGTATAAAAACAGCTAATGTCAAAGTTGATTGATTATATAATTATCTAACCATATTTTTTCTTGACAATAATGATATATTTGTGGTTATGTTGGTTGGCTATAGGATGTGAATGACGATGACTGGATCACAAGACACTTCTTCAGTGGAGGAACAATGCCATCAGCAAATCTTCTCCTCTACTTCCAAGTAATAAAATTGAATAGTCTCACTTTGTTTATCAAATCTAAACAAATATGTCACATACATATGTTCAGGAAGATGTTGCGATTGTGGATCATTGGCTACTAAATGGGAAGCATTATGCAAATACCAGGTAAAAAACTCTCAAAGTTGAGAAGATGATAACTATCTTGTGATGCTTATTGCTTAATGATTTCAACTTAATTTGCAGTGAAGAGTGGCTGAAAAGAATGGACAAGGAGATAGTTGCAATAAAGGAGATA contains these protein-coding regions:
- the LOC108840461 gene encoding (S)-coclaurine N-methyltransferase yields the protein MEKIVKVAYDASVKTVLTLLEKNLLPNVVIRRLTRLLLAGRLRSGYKPTADLQLSDLLRFVNAIKEMPIAINTEKPKTQHYELPTAFFELVLGRNMKYSSCYFSNDSSSLEDAEEAMLALYCQRAKVEDGQSVLDVGCGWGSLSLYIARKYSNCKITGLCNSKTQKAFIEEQCWKRGIQNIEIMVGDISTFEHEGTYDRVFSIEMFEHMKNYGELLKKIGKWMKEDGLLFVHYFCHKTFAYHFEDVNDDDWITRHFFSGGTMPSANLLLYFQEDVAIVDHWLLNGKHYANTSEEWLKRMDKEIVAIKEIMEMTYGKEEAVKWTVYWRTFFIAVAELFGYNNGEEWMVSHFLFKKK